The Pangasianodon hypophthalmus isolate fPanHyp1 chromosome 25, fPanHyp1.pri, whole genome shotgun sequence nucleotide sequence ATCACAGCATCGCCCCCAAAGAGAGTTAATACCAACCAAAGCAAagccaagaaaaagaaaagtaaaaatacaaaatagaagAAATCAGAAGAACATAAAAAGCTCCTCTTTGCTTtgataataatttaaacatttcacaCTCTTTACTGGCATAGTAAAGTCTGGCACAGTCTTACTGGAAAGAGTTGACAACTTTACAGTAACTAGTTGTGAGGTTATGATGTATTCTGACAGGTTATGCAACTTAATTGTGCAGTATTTAGCATAAAAGTTccataattcattaattaagcTAGACTGTTCCTCAATCATATATATCACAATAAAGCTAATTTCATAAGCAACTAcgataaaaatattacaaagacACATAACAACAATATTAAACTGCTTTATCAGACTCTAACAAGCATAACATGTGATCCACATGTTTACTCACTCTGTGGTCTTTAATTGCACTTTCCTGAGTTCTTGTAGCTGGCTTTAAACACAGGTTTACTAATGCTGAGGTGACACTGAGGCGAGGGGATGGAAAGAAGACATAAGAAAGACAAGACACGGGGCAAGAGGTCATTTAAAGCCCTGCTAGAGGAGGATCCTCTGACTTTAATATATTCAGATACGTCAGACGAGAGAAAAGAATCTTCACAGCAACAGGAAATTGACTttgttagctacatttaattaagctaaataatagaataatacTGGGTGTTACAAACATTTCACCCTTACTATATTacaaattcaaaaacattaattcatgGAAAACTAGCAGGTTTAACTGCAGTATTTACCCAGACCCAATGAATTGTAATACTACGGGCAATTGTAAAATCCATTAGGAAGTTAGATGAGGAATTGTTTTCTTGTTCCCTCAATCTAGGGATTTTCGTCTCTCATTtctgctgacattttttttcctcctttctgaTGATGAGTTCATTGTTATGGTTCATTTGTTACTATAGTCTGAACCATAACAGATGAGTTCATCAGGAAACAATTGTCATACAGTACTGAAAGAAGAGAGACATCTTGCTTGCCACAAAGTGTCCACAAATCTAATAACAGGGTAAGACAGTGCCAAGAAGATAATAATAGCTTTGCTGAATTGCAGTATCATGTAGCTGGTCTAGGTCCTAAGTgccatttgaaaaaaatttaaataataaagaaaaaaaaatcacacaattaaacaaatttttaatttaatcttacctccttctctctttttgtaATTACAAGACTCAAAATCTGCAAGGACTCAAACATAAAGAGCTGCGTCTCACCACCAGTACCTACCAGAGCAGACTGCAAACACCTGGGCAGATACCAATCTGAaactccagaaaaaaaaaaaaaaagaaggggcTTAGCTGATTCGTCAGCTGTCCGTTTCAGAGCACATCTTGATTCCCCCCGTCTGTCCTCACATACAGAGAGCCATTACGTGGGTTTAGAGGGTGGTGTGTATACACTCACAGGATCAGATGAAAGGCTTTGCTCCAGGGTAGGAATGCTGATCGGGTGCAGGGAGCTGAGGAGGAGCCTGTAATTTGTGTAATAAAGTTTAGACCACGAAGGCCTCGgctgtaaatgttaatataatcTCCTGCATTTGCCAGCTGTAGTATGGCAACGTTTCTAAGAGGTGATGCAAACAAAGAAATGGGATTCTTGCAAGTCTGAAAAAGGCAAGACTCTGTTCCCGATACTGAAGCACTCTAATTGGGAATTTGCGCAATGAACGAATTGCGCAATGAAAGTGCTTTATATAATCACACAAAGAGAAGCAGCAATCCTTAACCCATTTATTAAGAATGGCTGTTAATgagaaacatacagtacattttataaaaagtaaaaaaaatcaactttctACACTGTATGAATTTGGTTGTTTaaactgtaaatactgtatatacaaagcAACATGTGGATTAGAAATCAGAAATTGTACTAAAAATGCATTGGGACACTTTTGTATTTACcaacaaattaaattatattcatattgATTTGCCTCAATTTCTAAATTCTCTTAATTTATTGCACAATCCCTGACTACACATAGTCTTTGTCCAAAATCATAACCTAAAAAGGAATATGGACATGAGGCTGATTACTGGGGACCAGAATACATGCTTGGAGGACTGGTTAATACATTCATGAACtatatgaatgcattaatatcactaaaacttcacaatataaaattcacaaaaaaagtgCAAGTATTAGTCTAGGCATATTAGCAACAGATACCAAGATGAATTACCAGATTTATAATTCTAAATCAGCCAGACAATCCAGTCAGTAcaatttattctttattcttagCTGAACCATTAACACACAGTGACTGCTTATATATATGAAGATGACAATACACACTCAGGTGCTGGGTAAAACATGCCTTGATCCTCTTCATGATCTCTAAGCATCACAGCCCAGCAGCTCCATCCTTAAAGTGATGCGTTCATGCCACTCCCAAGGCAGGAAGCGCACAAATCGGGCAAAGAAAGGTGGTTCAAACAAgttctttttgtgtgtattgttgTCAATGTTGCCTTGGAAAATCTGAATCAGAAAAGAAATCTTGGTGAGTCTATGGTGATACATCCTGTTACATAATAGGTTTGggttttaaacttctttcaggCACACtggaaacatgaaaatgaatgatattAATGCATAAAGAGCAGTATTACTGCTTCTCACAACAAGAACAATAAGACATAAGCTTTTCCTTAGAGCTACAAAGTAAACAATGCTGAGAGGATCttcagaaagagagactgaCCATAAACTcacagaactaaaaaaaaaaaaaaaaatacaactgtcATGGAATGTCCAAGCTAGAGCAAAATAGGAAACTGAAGACAAATATACAACGCAAGAAACCACTGGCATCCCTTAAACATAGCAAAAACTTGAACTCAGTTACCAAACCACACCCATTCAGATCAAAAATAAAGATTACACATTATTCCCAAGATATATCCccaatatttctttaataacagaatatgtaaggaataaaagactccAGCACGTGGGGTTATAGAaacataatcaacaacaggaagCTGATTGCgttccaataacaacatgtcctgaagtgtttcattccgattttgatttttttaaatgacacatcctatttttaactgtttacagttatatttaatgttgtaattatgGAACGTCCACAAGACAACTCAGTTCCTGTTATAGCTTACGttatataaacagtcatttcattggcagcttctcttttttttctcttttgtgtcattttaccaagattgttacaaagtgctaacaaataaatgtttctccttacagaaagcctcACCATACcaatgatttttctttgttaaataactagatggtttttaaatccatttatcaTTAGCCTTattttatgtggagtgtccaccttacaagtctctgtgaatgagtttttattgttgaaacaataatgtattagaatgagtgcattaatataaccctatGTTTATATAATAAGTGATTTGaatactgtcagaactgctgatAGAGGAAATTTATCAaaaccctctgaccaatcagatttgacacaacagtgctgtggtataagaaacaaaaaaagagaaacaaaagaaagacaaCATTAACTAACCTTATCTGTTCTGTTCGTTGCATCTTTTACAATGCTCCATGACTGGCCATCATCGCTGTATGCAATCTTAAAGGCAGACACAAACTGCACAACGCCAAAGTCTTTCGCTCCCTGAGTGATGATGCCTGTGATTCTTTTAGGCTTCTCCAAGTCCAGCTAATGAAGACAGAACATGAAAGACAGTAAGGTGTTGATAAACAGCAGTGAACCCATGGTATAATCTCTGTAAATAAACCCCAATGTAAAAGgaattataaaattacaaaatacacactgcactaataTACTTTAGGCAATAACAATTCTAACACTTATAGGGGCAGATTTACTAAGAGATACACTCTTTACACACATTTAAGCAAACAACTGAATTAAACACCTAAAAATAATGGATATGCAAATGAACCTAATTAACATACAGTTGTTGCAATACACTATATGAGATGTATATGTATCTGCAATAATGAAAATCAATATTGATTTTTATGAaatatatctactgtatattttgaAGGGTGGCTTGCTGTCACCTTACAGCCCTGTTCGATCTTGAGCTTGTGTTTCCGCTCACCtctaaaaacatgcatgtaggtggattggctatactaaactgcccttaggtgtgaatgagtgtgtgaatgtttgtgtaaatgGTGCCCtacgatggactggcattccatccagggtttattcctgacttatgcccagtgttcctgggatagacccCACCATGATCCAtcatgatcctgaccaggataacgcagtgactgaagatgaataaatgaatgaatttattcaaaAGAACTAGACAGTGCAGTGGAGAGAGCGAAATTGTATTTTAGAAGCTAAGGCCAGTGTATGGTAAAAACAACATGGATAGGCTTACGCAATGCAGACACTACATAACTACTTTTAGTTTGGGCTGCACATTTTTCAATATCTGCCAAACACTGTATattaatgtagaaatactcattAAGTCAAGGAATACAAAATACCTAGTCTATCTATCTTATTAGTAAGTAATTTCTGTCTTGATAAATCAGAATAATTCATTCCTGGTCATGAAATGCACATGGACATttggagaacatgcgaaactcctaTCTCCTTCATTATGATGATCTCTGCCCTGTATTTAGGCTTTAGGAGGAACCATCTCATAAATGCATATGTAATGTGGCAAAAGCACAAAACAATAGGGACTTTCATGTTATTATGGGTGCTAAATttacaaatgttattttttaactcCCAAAAACTATTGTTTTCGAATAATGCAAAACATTGGTCAGCATATGATTTGTGCAGGTATTTTAACCCTTAAAGCCTCAGCTtattactcattcattcatatgaaaGCATAATTATTCTGAAACTACTATGAAATATTCAAGTAACTACAATGAAACAAATAGGAAAGTGTGTAGTTAAGGAGAGTGAGAAATGTAAGTTTTGACCTAGTTGAGTTTAACGGGTTAATCCAGCAATGtatgataaaacaaataaatgaccAAAGCCATTACATTTGCAATACAGcaatacaattattttgttgtctttttaatGTGAACTTAAAGACTTAAAAGAAGCACAAGTCACCTGAAGCCACTCAGTGCGGTTGTTGCTGGCTGGCGACCAGGCGTTGGTTTTGCCCTGCTTGTCCAGGCGAGCATAGTGCGGAAGCCATGTAAACGCATCAATGCCCCAGGTGCGGAAAGCGCTGGAAGCCGACAGCTGGTTGTCTGAGATAAGACGAGACTTCATACCCAGGGACTCAGTGCAGCCTACAGCATTGGAGTAGACTGTAAACAGAAAGATGGAAGAGAAGGAACAATGATAGATATGCTGGCAAATGCaaagaataacacactaatGAAACAGCACATGAAAGTGAGAGATCAATTTCAGCTGCAATTTGGGAGTAAGAACTAATGGATAGAGATAAATATAGAATATCTATGGGGAAAAATGGTATGAATAAAGTAAGAAAGCACTAGGGTAGGAATATAGGGTAGGAAATACTAAAAAAACCCActgaatttatataaaatatataagtgtaataataaataataaatgaaacaatgtaaaacacacacacattcatatgacagtaaaaaaaagtaaaaaaaaaaaaaaagttaaaaaaaaaaaaaaaagctatttaatCTATTAAACAAGGGATATTTTAGTCTCCCCTGTTTAACTTTTGCAcacatttctaacatttttagGAGACTATAACATGATTCTGATGCtatgtagaaaaaaattcacacttAAACTGTCTTTTAAAGTTCCAGACGCTATTAAAAGTGACTGGCGTATATTGCTGTAAGTCTGCTCAAAGCAAACATGATTCTTTAATCAGTAATCTGAATTACTGTTGAGTTCACAGCCAACCAGCTCCAGGCGCAGAGTGCATGCTTTTCGGCACACCACAGGGATGATGCGAATGTACCGAGCCACAATTGGGGGGTCAAACAGGTTCGTCTTGGTGCCGTCATTATCAGTGTTCCCAATAAACACCTGCAGGAATGCAAGAGAGATGTAAATACCAAAGTAAaccacagaaaaagagaaaaaagagacagagtaATGCATTATCTACGCTACTCACCTTGTCTTTCCTCTGGCCAGCAGCTCTGTACATCGTGTACATTTTGCCATCAAAGCTGGATGCCACCTTAAAGGA carries:
- the mfge8a gene encoding milk fat globule EGF and factor V/VIII domain containing a, whose translation is MRLRSVHCSSTFILASFIICCVWTVNGDYCEVNLCHNGGTCVTGIGEEPFVCICAEGFAGDTCTAKESGPCSPNPCKNDGECEVIANSRRGDVFNGYVCKCQSGFEGVNCQINVNDCDNQPCKNGGVCRDLDGDYTCQCPSPYVGKQCQLSCISLLGMEEGGIVESQISASSVHFGILGLQRWGPELARLNNQGFVNAWSSDPHDKNPWLEIDLQKKMRLTGVITQGASRMGTAEFIKSFKVASSFDGKMYTMYRAAGQRKDKVFIGNTDNDGTKTNLFDPPIVARYIRIIPVVCRKACTLRLELVGCELNIYSNAVGCTESLGMKSRLISDNQLSASSAFRTWGIDAFTWLPHYARLDKQGKTNAWSPASNNRTEWLQLDLEKPKRITGIITQGAKDFGVVQFVSAFKIAYSDDGQSWSIVKDATNRTDKIFQGNIDNNTHKKNLFEPPFFARFVRFLPWEWHERITLRMELLGCDA